The genome window GCAATAATGGATGGGGCAATTATTGTACTGACCTAACCTGTCCTTAGGTATGAAAGTCACTAATTTCTAAACTCGCGGCTCCAAGTCTCCACGTCGATACAGAATGGACAATTAAAAACAGTACATCTTTTCTACTCATCCTCCCAACCATGCGCCTGTTATCTTCCCATATTTCGTTCTTGGCGTATCTTTACCTAATCTGAATGGGTTTGAAAGATATTTTTGGACTCTATAGCcacctcaatttttttttataacctAATGCTAATAATATACTTCTTCTGTCTCATTAAAATCGctgtaatttttattttagaatgTTCCAAAATAATTGTCATgtaaaaaaagtcaaaacaccttttaatttctcttttgaatatagcctttctttttaattatattcatgttaccattcaaatttaaaattttgaatttgtgaggataatatttaaaaaaaagtacaaatatcACAATCAAATCACTATTTTTAAAAGTTAGATTTGTTAAACATGACTAAATAAATGTGACGAAAAAGTAAACATACATCACTTAATCAATGCGACTCAACAATTCATTACAAGGTCTACAGATTAAACTTCTGTATTTTGTAGTGCATATGATAAGCTGTTAATTAATTTCCAAGCGCTGTCCTTCAAGGCTGACAATTAGCAAGGTTGGATTGATTATGTAATTGCCCAAgaaagatgaccaatggttgtgtAGATAATTAACCCAAGACtaattattaaattaaattagCTATGTggcaacctttttttttttcgttggtCTCTAGTGAGTTGAAAATTTTAGAAGTTGATGCGGCAAAGAAATATTTCCTAATGTCTGGTTATTAAAGTTTAGCAAGTTTGCATTTATCATGTTGGGAGAGGGGTACTCCTCGTCGGTTCAGaattgcaatatatatatatatatatatatatataactgtCCATTGCCGTATTCCTTTGTGACTAGAGTCCGTTGGATGCTCTATAAATTGAGTAGTAccatttcattgttttcttGAAGAGAGAGTTAAGTTGTGGATAACGAGAGAAAGCTTCTAAACTTGTTATTTGTGAGTATTATTGTTGAGTttagtttataaaattatttCAGTTATATTGTATATttattctctttctcttttcacatatttttatatattttaaaataatattccCTGTCCTTGATTTTTTTGTGGCAACAGATTAGAAAATGTAAATCAAAATTGATATGAATAGGTTTAaattagaggtgtcaaaatgggtgatttggacGAGCTTGAATTGGATAAAATGGGTAATgtgtataagtgagtcaacctaTTTAtgtccatttaattagatgggtataaatggataagtcaaaaaataaattgggttacccaattacccatttataacccatctattttaacattttgtaaattcatttgaattcatttttgcaaactaagttatcaatttataccattctttgcacccatcattagttttaaatatttacttataatgtttaataagcctaattatcaattttttttcatccgtactctatgtcgcaaaattacatattatttcataactaaacaataagaatataaaaatttgaactaagtaccataaaaattaacataaaaatttaatccaaaaattttgaacccctagcATTTTTTTGTgggtaaatttaaaattttattttggaaaaataagaaaagaagctaaaacttgtcataaattggtaatgttgaaaaatgagcaagttaataaattaaaagaaaataaaatgataagataaaactaataaataataataataatgaaacaaaagtagttaacatcatgataaaataaaaaaaattttaaaaaaaagggtggGGGACGAGAGGAGGTTTGGGGGAAAAcaattttaaatgggttaattgagTTTGATGATTTTAAATggttaaatgggtattattagataactcatttatacccatatataaaaatttaagatactcaTATCTATTTATGAACGAATGtgaataaatttaattaaataaatttgttttacaGTTTTAGTTTAAATCAACCTTCTCCCTTCACTCAAGTTTATCTTGTACTTGAACATCTTAGCCTGAACTTTTCTGTCGGCCACATCATATTTTATTTGATGGATAAGAGTTTACTTGTACTTTCTTGGGGGAGCACAACTTTCGAGTAAAGATAGTGAATACGGATTTGATGTATGGATTTATCAACaatatctttttcttcttttaatagTGACGTTGATTGCCACCAACATTATCGCACTTCCGAATGCGACATTCTTGTCTTGTTTCCATTGAATTTTCCAGTCCTTCCTAAATTATTGTCCTTCTACAGAATTCTGGGACCAGTCCTTCACGTGCATGAATTGAAGTGGACGCACTAAAATCACTTAGAAGGGACGCACTAAAATGAAAGctatttggattgtaagttatttgggatggtaagttatttgggatatttttattgtaatattttttgtgacatgatgtatgtgagataaaaagtaattgagaagataaaaaagtgtattgaaaattgtaataataatgtaagtaaataaaattgaggaaataatgctcaatccaaacaaatcagTTTGAATTGTAAGTTCACagagttttgttgaaaaatataCTATAGCAATATGACATATATAAAGATAATAGGATgtatataataataaatatgacatatataagataaaaaggtgattaaaaatatatcaagaaaatattttaaagtttttcaGTGAAAACTTGCGATCCAATTAAGGCTAGTGTCATCCGCTTATGACCAGCTTATCTTtgcaattttcatgttttcaaATAACGTTGAGATCCCATTGTTAGGAACATTTCCAAACAGGAGCTCCCAATAAATCACTGAAAGGGAGTACAATAGGAAATCAAAGGATAAGTAGTATTCAAAAGACTGAACTTCAAAAGGGAAAATCTTTCACAATGTCCCCTatattttgtcaaatgaattttttgttcTTCATTTTGAAAATGTTAGTTTTACGTTCTTTACAAATTCAAGTTAACAAAATTTTGTTCGAATCTAAGTTCTTTTTTACCACCTTTTAGCTTGAAATCACCATGTGGCTCACATGAaatcattttttatatacaaaaaagtcaaatttcacctttttagGATAAAAATGAACATGAATTAAATCAGATCCCacttttcaaaagaaaaataaatatgatTTAGATCAGATCCTACTCTTTGTGTCAAAATAATTATGGATCCAATCATTTGTTTAACTACAAATGAGATTTAacctttttgtcccaaaaaaatGACCATATTTGGGTTATGTGATGAATTCAGGGTAAAAAGTAATCAAAAACTTAAGTTGAACTAAATTTTACTAACTTGATTATGTAAGAAACGTaaagttattattttaaaagtgaaggataaaaaaattttcatttagtgaaatgtgagggacttttcaaatgattttccCACTTCAAAATTACTCGAAGGCTTTGCAGCCgaaatttacttttttcttttttggtaggTTAAATCTATCCCGAAGCCACAAAAGGTACGTTACCATAACTACAATAAATCTGAATTGAAAATTTACTTGCAAGGACCCAAATAAATTAACTGGTTGTACATATGATTGTACGTGGTTCACGTGATCAAGATCTATGAAGTTTCACTAAATGGAGCACATAGGAAAAGATTAGCCATCACAAACAAACCGGCTGCAGTATTATATATCTGTACATATTTAATTATAACAATCCACTTGCGATGATTATTGATTTCATAATCATTATCTTAGGGTACCATTCTATGAAATATTTCCGGTTATTTCTATTTGTAATTGAAGATAGTTCCCATGGAACTCGTCAGTAATAATCCGTCATCAACTGTAAGAAACCAAGAACACCTACAAATTAATTGCAAGTGCAAAGACTCAAATTCAATCTTAAATTTTCCTTCCCCTTTCTTCAACCCTTTCAATATCTAGCtacaccaaaacaaaaaaaaaaaataaaaaagaagaagaaagaaacaatgAACAACCATGAATTTAGTTTAGGTATTTTTCCAACATGCTTACATGCTATGGCCAAATTTGATATTGAGTCAAtacaaatcatccaaaatcagtCTTCCTCGGGTAAAAAGAATATATGATTACAAAATTGCATACAAATGACTAAATAAATTAAGAAGGGGACAAATTCAAGAAGCTAATAATCTAAAAAAATCCAAACATTCATAGGTTGCACATATCAATCTCACAAAtttttatgaaaaagaaattttacaaaaGACGGCTTAATTCAGTGGTGGCAAGGTTAAAATTTTGCAAGATTGGGCTCCTTTTTATGTTTTGGTTTATACTTTTTAGGAttgttaaaaattaaatttgatgaaATAAGGTTGATGATATGATGAAATCTGATGAAACGAAGTTGTTCGAAGGGCAGTAAAATTGAAGATCGAATGGTCGACGATGGCTGTAGTAAAGATGATGTTGGTGATTTTGTGGGATTCCTAGTGAGtgtttttgtagtttttctatttcttgtgtgagatctatttttttttttttatatagattTTGTTGTTAGATTTGAGATTTCTTAAATCTATCTTATCAGATCTCATCTTAGCATTTAGGCTTGAATCAGTTCATTAGCATATTTAGGAGAAAGTAAATGGTATCGGTGGAAGTATGCGCCGATATCATTTGATGTTTTTTGAGTTCCACAATGTAATATGCTTTTGATTATTCAGATCTACAACATCTAgcatttgttcttcaaatctaTATCTGTATATCATTGATGTAATTCCTCCCACTACTACTACAGATTCAACAAAATGATGatgtttttatcaaaaaaaaaaaaaaaaaaaaaaagactagagAATTAAGCCCGTCCAATTGTGCGGGAGTGGGGTGCTTGTGTATTCATTAGGTAGCGAGTAAATTGAGTAAAAGGTTATGGACAAAATTGTAGAAAACACATTGTTAGTTAGGTCACAACACGGCAAAGTTTTTCATCAAGTGCTCAGGAAAAAGTTGTTCACAGGTTGTGGACAAATTTGAAGAAGACAAATTATTAGATCATAACATGACAAAGTTTTTCATGAagtgctcaaaaaaaaaaaaaaggtaattcaTAAAGTATGAGACTATCAATGGACAGGTATGCTGAAATGAAAGATGCTTTAAATTGAGTTGACAGcactaaagttaaaaaaaatataaaagaaggaaaaaaagttgtcacaggaaaaaaaatgtatagGCCACAGTTGCGTTCATGTAAGTTTTCATTTTTGCAAGTTTTCTATTAGTATACTTTTCAACATTTTTATTCCTTAAACAACTTAAAATATTGCCTCTTGAATGTGTTTTCTCGTTTCAGATTGATAGTTTCAAACCCGTCCtgattcttgatttttcagAATCACGAGATTCGTGAACTTTTGCACCAAGTTACCGAAAATTCATCTTTGATACCTATCTCCACCAGTGAcaatttcttcaaattcttttgAGGTTCATGCTCTTGCAGAAACTGACATCTTTTCAAACATAGCACTGTTAATGATGAGTCAGTTGCACCAAGGATTTTAGGGTCTGGGGTTTATGCGGTTTGCTAAATTCTACGATGGAAATCCTGATTACGTTGACATGTTTTTCTATTACAGCTTTCTTGAGACACCTGTTTAGAATCTTCTCATCCAGTTTGGTCTCAATCATCATCGATAGATGCGGCGCCTACCACTTCTGCAGTGCGCTGTTGGCACGTTTCATGAAGCCCTTTTTGTAATATGATTCATATTGAACAAATGCCAGTCgctgaatttttttctttctttcttttttttttgttttgtttggtaACAAAATGGACTATAAAGTTATAGGTACAAAGTGACAAATTCCCTTAATATCTGCATCtactaaattttttaaattaggaGGGACACTTTCATAACATACACAAATCGTGTCTTGCTGAGCACATAATTTCGTCAATCTATCTTTATACTGATTAATTTTTCAATAAGTATAACTTTCGACAGAACAGAAATCAGGAACCTACAATTAGAAATAATTGAAACATACTCATGAGTTGAGGTATCAACAGATTTAAGCAAATCTAGAGCAATTTTAGCATTAACTTCTAATTCAATATTTTGCAAGTTGAGAGAGGAAGCTAAGGATACCCCATCCCTTGTTCCCACAACTCAGCAACGATATTGGTAATGGGTCCTAATTTTTTGCTAAAGGCAGCTACCCAGTGTCCTAGGTGATTCTAATCAAGTCACCTGATCCAGCTGGACCCGAGTTCCCCATGGATCGAGGACCCATCGGTATTGATTTTGAAATAAGAAGGGAATCTGGTTAGCGAGCACTTCTGTTCTAAGGCGTACTTAGTTCTGAATAGGTCGTGAAAAGGAGCATTCGTGGCTGAATTTTCTTTCCTCGAAGAAGCCGTACGCCTTGAAATTCTAATCTAGGGCTGGTTGGATAAAATACTCTAGCTTCGacatagggatggcaacggggcggggttggggcgggggacccctcccccatcccccgccccgttgcctattagttcccccgtcccccgccccgtcccccgcctcccgctccccccgcccccgccccgcttcccccgcgggggcacctgcggggttaataaaattttattatataattttattataattaaaatttaataaataatcaagtactaaaatatcaacacatcaccaaattattattcattgtaattttacaattgaaactcataaaaacaatcaaacagaagttatttgaatacaatccaatatgatgaaataaatataactaaaatagtcaaattttcacttttagtacaaatgcaatcactaattcatcattgtgtttgtgcttttttttgagaaaaaagttttattctattaagtgtaattagaaatttagtataaatgtattagtaaatttagtataactaattaataaattctattagtagacatgtataattattcatataattgataatatcaattatattacataaattaatatacattatataatacatctaactaataatatcattatcataagtttataactaattaacttacatataatatatagtcatttatatatatatatatatattttttttttgcgggtggcggggcgggggatggggcgggggagtatacccccgccccccgccccgtttctaagcggggggaaaaaattcccccccgcccccgccccaacccccgtCCCGTGAGCCCCCCGTGGGCAtccgccccattgccatccctacttCGACATGGTGTTTCGCAATCAGGAAAGAAAGTATGCCAGCTGCCGCCCAAATCTCGGTTTATCTCGTTTTTCCGTGCTGATTTGCACTAGCCTCGTTGATTGTTTTTGGAACCCTTCccaaaaaaaccctagtttgaCTACGACCTCATAGTTACCTGTCCGATATCCTCACCAGTTGAAATGAATCTTTGCAACACAAATCCCGCTATTAAATGGAGGTCTTGGGGACAAAAAATTTCATGGTTCAATTTAATAAGTTCAACACAAATTTATTAATAGACTATTTTTCTAGAGTTAAGGAGATATTTGATAACCCCATTAAGTACGCAAAGTTATTGCATTAAGTACTTCTTTCCTGCTACatttgtttgataaaaaatttgcTTATATTTATGACACATTTGatttatatacaaaattttacaCGAACGTTATATCACTTAATTTGTTGAACTAGTATATGTATTAATCATATTCACTCAAAAGAATCATTGCGCTCACCAATACACTTTCACACAGTatacacacactctctctcgaTCACATTTTCACACATCCACACACGTTCTCTCTCgctagaatatatatatatatatatatatatatatatatactatataatacatctaaataCAATCTCCCCTTCAAACATGTAGAATCTATATGCTTTTCTTCTTTCAAACAAACATTTTACACAAAAAGCACATGCTCCACGAGTCACACACATACACAAAAACACACCTTTCATATTAGCATAGAGCTTATTAGtatcaaaaaaataatatttaaaaattaatctAACATAAAACACACCTTTCATATTTAGGATTAAACTACAAAATACATATGGAATAAATATTTCAATTCAATGCTTGCATTAAATTGACTATCAAATAGATGTGACTTCATGGATATAAGCAAATTAAGAACTCAGGAATTAGTTTTCAATCTTTATATTTCAGAAatcaattttcagttttatcaaatgccGTCTAGGCCATTGAATTCTATAATATTTTATGGTTTCTTTTGACTGATTCCCAGAATAATTCTTTTGATTAATTCTACTAAGTCTCTATCGTGTTCACAATTCCACCTCATCTTCTTTTTTTGGGTACAATCAAAACACAGGATTCTAAATTTTATGAGATTTTATGTTGCACTCCTTCATTTCCTTTTAATGGTGAAAGAAGAAATATTGAACAAATTGTTGATCTCTTCCTCATGGCCAAAAATTAGGAGCAACACTCCATTTCTTTTACTTCCCAAACTAGTCCAACTTTCCAAGCTGGAATGTGCAAGATACTAAACAAATTAAGAAGATTAGGAAAGATACTACGAATCACAGATTCCACAATGTAGAGTTGTGCAACGTAGGAACTTGACTAAAAATCAAAGAGTTTGctccaaattaaaaatttttgaaaggagAAAGCAAGATCTATAATAATGGATGATCATATATGATATATCAAAGTTACTGGAAGAGTGAAATTAAGGAGAGGATCAATTACTAAAATATGGCCTACTTTAGAGCTAAATTTAGATTTTCATTTGTTACCAATAATTTTTACTATAACtttaagcttttttttttggagcaaaagaaaagaaaaatgtgttGGTGATTGTAGTGGTTAAGGTTTAGGCCATTGATCTAAGTTGTAACTCAATCTAATTAACCAATAGGAGCAGTTTGTGCCCCTAGTAGAAACTATTTCTATTTCCACCTCTCTGTTCTGGAGCTTTCTTTAGATTACAGATATCCCTAGGCTGGATGGAGGAGCTGCATCTGTTGTTATCCTTAGGCTGGATGGACTAGATGGAGGAGCTGCCTCCGTTGTGTCATCATAGCCCATCAAAACTCTAGTCCTATTTAGCGAGTTTTTTgctaagtttttcatttgtaagtTTTTTTAACAGTTTTAACTACAATAACATGAAAAAAAAACTGTTCAAGAACTTTTCAACATACACATTTTAAAATACCTAAAAACAcacacaaaatttttttccttctttcttttcttcttcttcttcctccttcccACATCTCAACCCACCATCACCAACACTGCTAGCTGGCACTTTGGCGGCGCCTTTGGCAACCTCCTCCCTTTTTTCCCCTCTTCTCTCCTCTTCCCCTTTTTTGCTTCctccttccttcctttcctcATCTCCTCTaccccttttcttcttcctcctccctccttATCCCACTCGCCCCTTCCGGTCCTCCATCTCCCAAAGGGAGGGAGTAGGAAGGaggaaagaaggagaagagAGGAGGAAAGGGAGGGAGGAGAAGGGGAGAAAGagagtaagaaaaaaaaatatgtctACCAGCATCGTTGTCGATTGCCGACAAAGGTACCAGCAATGGTGGCTAGTAGTGGGAAGAAGGGGGAGTGAGGAGGAAGAGCAATGGTAGGGTgggagaaaaacaagaggagaggaaaaagaaaagataaaaaaaaaaggaaaaaagttttaccatccaaacaagtttttttttttttacaaattttacGATAActtatagtaaaattttggacaaacacccaaaaaattcaATTGCCAAATAGGACCTCTATTTGATACAACGTGAGAAGGATTAATGCTCTATGGTCTCAATCTCGAATATTAACTAAGTATTCCAGTAGGACAAGTACGGTTGGTATTAGGTGTGGTTGGCACGATTATTGTACTTTTTTGTAATTTGATATACACTCATATAACTTTATTATTTATCgtgaaatataataaaaattatgTTAGTATACACCAAATCATAAAATACAGCGAAATTATGTGAATATAAATCAAATCATGAAAAGGGTATAACAACTGTATCAATTGCACCTGTAGCTGTAGTTGATCGTACCTGTCCCATTCCTGTATTTTAGAGTCTCTAAACTTTGCTGTAAATATTTCTTCTTATTCTCATATTGTGAAACTAGGGGTGAACCCAAGCAAGGTGCGGGAGTGAGTACTTGTCGTGAAATCTTGTAAAAAGTAAAATTGTAGTTGTGTTGTTCTCAACTTTTTTTTAGAGAAATTGGAAATGTATAATATGGTAACTTGTTGTAATTTATCATTGTATACATATTCTACAGCTTTATCTTTATTAATAGAATTTCTCAAtaatctctcttgttttttccttttctttgagaGATTACAATCCATAATTGCTTGGTAATAAAGACAttaaaattttaccaaaaaataattaaattgtaCTACAATAAAGCCAACACAAATTATAATCTCTTCCTTGATTTCTCTACCAGCTGAATCTTCTTcatcttgaaaaagaaaaacaagtggAGAATGACACTATTAGGAAAATCTAAAAACTAATAAGGCCAAAGAGCTAGATAATAAGTACTATTCTTACCAATGCTTTTGCAAATCAAACACTAACATCTTCATTTTTAGCATCATCATCATTAAATTCCAAGGCTTTCCCTTATTCTACTTCTACAGCTTTGTCCAAATAAACTTGTCAAAGCATTTGAAATATCAAAATCATTTGAAATTGAAAAACTATTTCCATATAATAAACAATAAATTCAAGTATATCAAAAGTGCACTTAGTTCTTCAATTTTAGACTTTTATTTCTAGCCACCCTCTTTGGCAATTTGAATAATTGGATCATCAAGTTATCATGTCataaaaaagcaaataaaaaaatgtgCTTTTCAAGCTTAAAACACAATAATAAGTACCTGGGGGTGTTCATACCATCCATAAACACTTATGAAGAGGATTTGCCTCCATGAATGATTTTCTGAAACCCTTCCTATGTATACCATTGCTTTTCGCGCCACGTTTTTGGTCTGTTTTCTATTTAAGAGTAATATAAGAGTAAAATTTAgtaatttttattcaaaataaagttcaaataaCATAATTAACTACCAACTTATACATATAAATACACTATAATTTATGCCCTATCAACAACTCCAGTAGGCCGAAGGGAAAGATCATTTTGAAAACACTCAGATTCTGCATATCCTACTTGTTCACAATATGGACAAATAGAATGCCAATTTTCGTACTCAACATGTTGCCAAAAGCCATAATCATCGTCTCCCATCCATATTTGTTTTATTGGCATGTTAGAAACATCCAACTCAAACACACTCGGGCGGCTGAAGGCCGTTTCAATTCTGATGTTGCTGAAGAATTTGGGCCAACTTGTGTTACTAGTCacttgaaaaaagaaacaacaaaaaaagcTAGACACGTAAGGAAAGAAGCTCGCAAAAAAGAATTTGTAAAGTTGGTTTCTTTTTGAAATGTTATTATTAACGCAATTTGTGTAACTCTACTTTTCTCcttccctctttttctttaagAACCTGTAGAGAAACAAAGCCATGCATGAAACCAATTCAAATTATAAAGTTTCGTTTTGGCCACTTTGTCCTTATAATTTTTAATGTGAAACTATGAACTGAATTTTACACCAATCTTAAGTTTTGACCATCATTGTTTtcattattaataaaaaaaaaaagcattattCATAACTTTCCAGGGTAATTGTGCTGCTCAGTCAATTCACATTAAAGTCCGCAAGTGATGGAAGTTTAGTTTTACATATAATATAAACATTGAGTGGAAGCAAACAGAACCATAAATATTCTCAACAGTAGAGATGTGCCGAAACATAAAAGGTTCTTGTATGAATACATTGATTTTGGAGAACATATATCTCTAATGATATTGACTTTGATCTGGTACTTTTTGCatgttcttttcttctttaataccTTTTTTTCCTGAAGAATAAGAGGAAACTAGAACTAATGATATCGTTCGTGCTAAattataatcaagaacaaacaCGAATTGACAATCAAACTCTGGGGATTGATAACCCATGTTATATTTATTCACGTTATCTCTGGCTTAGACAGCCATGATTACATTTATTTCATCTCTCATATGACAACGAGAGGAACTTATTTAGTCACATAAGACTTTATCTTTATGTCGCAATTGCTTGGGGACTTTAGCATGGACTTGCGATCGCAAGCCAGCGTTTCAGGGTTAACATAAGGCCTGATTGCCTGACTGTAATTCTCGTCATAGAATGCGTTCCAAAGCATGACGCCTCCATAGTTGGGATAGCCCCGGACatagggaagaatttcgcgaaTAAGCACCTGAGGTGGAATGTAACCGCCACTAGGAGCGGCTTCAGGGGATGCAGGTAATCCCAGGAATAGTTTATTAACTCCTGGGTATGAAGCCCAATGAGAACTCCAACTGTAGAAGAGGTTGTTGGCATTGCCCATACTATACTGACAAGGCGGATTGTTGTAAAATTGCACCCACACATAATCAAAGAGGCCAGTTCTGATAGCAGCGTCGAGATAATAGTCAGGATAGAAACATTGTGGTGCTGCAGATAAGTGCACCCTCCTCTCTGATGTGCTATATTCTGAGAGCGCCTTGGCGAGATCATCCAAGAAATCCCTCTTTCCACCTTGGATATGAAAGTCTATACCGTCTAAGACAGCATCGCCTAATGGACGATTTTCTGATTCACCGCCAAGGAAATTATTATAGAGATAGGACGCGACTTCCTTGGCATCATCGGCGGAAGAGAGGTTTGGAGCTCCACCGAGAGAAAGAAGCACTTGGGTGCCTCGGCTCTGGCAAGCTTTTATCTCAGAACTAAGGGAGGAGCAATCGCTTGGCTCACAATGCCCAGCTAAGTTCAATTCTGGTGTCTGGCCACCGCCAAAATTTATCAGAAAGGCAAGATTCACGTAGTCGTAGGTATTTCTCCGGCATGCGTCTTCCAGGCTTCCTTCGTCGGTGTGTTGGCCCCAGTAGGTGGCAATTCCAGCAGCATCGGAAGACCTGATCAGTGAAGATAACATCCACAGGGATGTTATTGCTATGAGTAGTGATCTAAAACAGCGAGCCAtgctttcttctctcggttgtTTTTGCAGGTTGCTTTGGGTATATTTAGTTGCCCACAGATCGATCCCTTTTATAGATGAGTCCAGCTACCTGTGTGGCGAATTGAAGACGTGCCAAATGGTACCCATCCCTTTACAGATATGTGTAATGTGTGCTTTATCTATAATAGTTGATAGTTTTACCCAAAGAAAAGTATTATTCGTTCCTAGAGTATTCGCATCGATCAATTATTGACAACATCAGTAAATTTCTTTACTCGTCATTTCAACTATAGCACAgctatctttttatttttggctCTTGGGAAGCTTAAAAGTGCCATAATCTTATAAACCGGGTATTGAAGACAGGACCTTTAGAAGTTGAAATATAACCTTATATT of Coffea arabica cultivar ET-39 chromosome 5c, Coffea Arabica ET-39 HiFi, whole genome shotgun sequence contains these proteins:
- the LOC113689794 gene encoding acidic endochitinase-like; translation: MARCFRSLLIAITSLWMLSSLIRSSDAAGIATYWGQHTDEGSLEDACRRNTYDYVNLAFLINFGGGQTPELNLAGHCEPSDCSSLSSEIKACQSRGTQVLLSLGGAPNLSSADDAKEVASYLYNNFLGGESENRPLGDAVLDGIDFHIQGGKRDFLDDLAKALSEYSTSERRVHLSAAPQCFYPDYYLDAAIRTGLFDYVWVQFYNNPPCQYSMGNANNLFYSWSSHWASYPGVNKLFLGLPASPEAAPSGGYIPPQVLIREILPYVRGYPNYGGVMLWNAFYDENYSQAIRPYVNPETLACDRKSMLKSPSNCDIKIKSYVTK